In a single window of the Caldilineales bacterium genome:
- a CDS encoding 4Fe-4S dicluster domain-containing protein has product MTRYIMIADLRRCVGCQTCTAACRQMNGTPPGVQWRSVLDLESGEFPDVRRTFIPVGCQHCSYPPCMVVCPTTATRQRADGLVTINYDLCIGCGYCIVACPYQARFKYYKPSYAYGAPLDNELALRDASRDGVATKCTFCIDRIDAGIDAGLTPGVDPEATPACVNSCIAFALHFGDIEDPESNVSVLLRQNESFQMHAELGADPGFYYLWDRAAAPGGEE; this is encoded by the coding sequence ATGACCCGTTACATCATGATCGCAGACCTGCGCCGCTGCGTGGGCTGCCAGACCTGCACCGCTGCCTGCCGGCAAATGAACGGCACCCCACCCGGCGTGCAGTGGCGCTCGGTGCTCGACCTGGAATCGGGCGAGTTCCCCGATGTGCGGCGCACTTTCATCCCGGTCGGCTGCCAGCACTGCTCCTACCCGCCCTGCATGGTCGTCTGCCCCACCACCGCCACCCGCCAGCGCGCCGATGGCCTGGTCACGATCAACTACGATCTGTGCATCGGCTGCGGTTATTGCATCGTCGCCTGCCCCTACCAGGCCCGCTTCAAGTATTACAAGCCCAGCTATGCCTACGGCGCGCCGCTCGACAATGAGCTGGCGCTGCGCGACGCCAGTCGGGATGGCGTGGCCACCAAGTGCACCTTCTGCATCGACCGCATCGACGCCGGCATCGACGCCGGGCTGACCCCGGGCGTGGATCCGGAGGCGACGCCGGCCTGCGTCAACTCCTGCATCGCCTTCGCCCTCCATTTCGGCGATATCGAAGACCCGGAGAGCAATGTGTCGGTGCTGCTGCGCCAGAACGAATCCTTCCAGATGCACGCCGAACTGGGCGCCGACCCCGGTTTCTATTACCTGTGGGATCGGGCGGCGGCGCCAGGAGGCGAGGAATGA
- a CDS encoding four helix bundle protein, translating to MGQLPYVESYRDLQAYRKAQELAREIFRLTKTFPKEETYSLTSQIRRSSRSIGAQIAEAWAKRSYERHFTAKLSDADGEQQETQHWIETAFDCEYITNTEKAMLLNRCEEIGRILGGMIAKSHLFCSPNQSLREEQAIYFVEGEVD from the coding sequence ATGGGCCAGTTGCCGTATGTTGAGAGTTATCGAGATTTGCAGGCATATCGGAAGGCCCAGGAGCTTGCACGCGAGATATTTCGCTTGACCAAGACGTTTCCAAAGGAAGAAACCTATTCGTTGACCAGTCAAATTCGTCGTTCATCCCGCTCGATTGGCGCACAGATTGCCGAAGCATGGGCAAAACGATCCTATGAACGACATTTCACGGCAAAACTCAGCGATGCCGACGGCGAACAACAAGAGACACAGCACTGGATCGAGACAGCATTTGATTGCGAATATATCACCAACACCGAAAAGGCTATGTTACTCAACCGTTGCGAAGAAATCGGACGAATCCTCGGCGGCATGATCGCCAAATCCCACCTCTTCTGCTCCCCCAACCAATCCCTGCGCGAAGAACAAGCCATCTACTTTGTCGAGGGAGAGGTTGATTGA
- a CDS encoding molybdopterin-dependent oxidoreductase has product MNAKTAQIQSIPTYCYQCVAGPDLLTVQVKNGVATMVEPNFAAADVHPGGGTVCVKAYGLVQKVYNPHRILTPLKRTNPKKGRDEDPAFVPISWDEALDTVANKLKEIRGKGLVDESGYPRVAVSLGGAGIAPHYMGTFSAFLSAWRGPIDMSFGSGQGVKCYHSEHLYGELWHRAFTVCSDTPLTNYVVSFGANLEASGGVCGVWRHAEARARGMKRVQIEPHLSVTGGCSAEWVPIKPKTDAAFLHGMIHVLLFETAPELLDVPFLKQMTSCPYLVAPNGFYLRDPETHKPLLWDNHQGKAVPWDTPDTDPALAGTFTVSGIEIGADDETWSHEAVACPTAFEKLLAFETPHTPEWAAAICDVPADTIRRVAHEFLEHAEVGKTIEIEGRVLPFRPVAVVLGKTVSNGWGGYDCAWGRTLLACLVGGLDVPGGLVGTAVRLNRPARDRQGSVAPNPDGFMEYPWNPTDRVNWMARPSVRHAHSTLVPLAADSPWSQALGPTHLAWMQQREKFAHWPDPTVPDIWFVYRTNPAISFWDTPNVTATMATFPFVVAFAYTMDETNWMADVILPEATDLESLQLMRIGGTKYMEQFWDHQGFALRQPVVEKQGDTRDFTWISTELARRCGLLENYNKAINRGAAGPMLKGDNYDFSLDPSQAHSVEAIWDAVCRGASAELSDGEETDGLDWYKEHGFKVRPYSRLKWYLYPTLVDMGLRYELPYQERLYRKGKELGNRLHERGIDWWDTQLTEYDPLPTWHNFPEMIRQGIAKHYGGNDADGGNGASYPFWLVTARSMQYSWGSNVGIQIMKEVAENIKGHNGVVINTGKARELGIEEGDLIEVRSAVRATRGHAVLRQGIRPDTLLMMGQFDHWVTPYAKDFEMPSINTIAPMLLELTDATGSGADVVPVAIKKLGGGR; this is encoded by the coding sequence GTGAACGCAAAAACAGCACAAATACAATCGATCCCCACGTATTGCTACCAATGCGTGGCCGGGCCGGACTTGCTGACGGTGCAGGTGAAGAATGGCGTGGCCACCATGGTCGAGCCGAATTTCGCCGCCGCCGATGTCCACCCCGGCGGCGGCACGGTCTGCGTCAAGGCCTACGGCCTGGTGCAGAAGGTCTACAATCCCCACCGGATTCTGACCCCGCTGAAACGCACCAACCCCAAAAAAGGCCGCGACGAAGACCCCGCTTTCGTCCCCATCTCCTGGGATGAGGCCCTGGACACGGTCGCGAACAAGCTCAAGGAAATCCGGGGCAAGGGCCTGGTGGATGAATCGGGCTACCCGCGTGTGGCGGTCAGTCTGGGCGGCGCCGGCATCGCCCCGCACTACATGGGCACCTTCTCCGCCTTCCTGTCCGCCTGGCGCGGGCCGATTGACATGAGCTTCGGCAGCGGCCAGGGCGTCAAGTGCTATCACTCCGAGCACCTCTACGGCGAGCTGTGGCACCGCGCCTTCACCGTCTGCTCCGACACCCCGCTCACGAACTACGTCGTCTCTTTCGGCGCCAACCTGGAGGCTTCCGGCGGCGTGTGTGGGGTCTGGCGCCACGCCGAGGCGCGGGCGCGGGGCATGAAGCGGGTGCAGATCGAGCCGCACCTGTCGGTCACGGGCGGGTGCTCGGCGGAATGGGTGCCGATCAAACCCAAAACCGACGCCGCCTTCCTGCACGGCATGATCCACGTCCTGCTCTTCGAAACCGCGCCTGAATTGCTGGATGTGCCCTTCCTCAAGCAGATGACCAGCTGCCCCTATCTGGTAGCGCCCAACGGCTTCTACCTGCGCGACCCGGAGACCCACAAACCCCTGCTCTGGGACAACCACCAGGGCAAAGCCGTGCCCTGGGACACGCCCGACACCGACCCGGCGCTGGCAGGGACGTTCACCGTCAGCGGCATCGAGATCGGCGCCGACGACGAAACCTGGAGCCACGAAGCCGTCGCCTGCCCAACCGCCTTCGAAAAATTGCTGGCATTCGAGACGCCGCACACCCCAGAATGGGCCGCCGCCATCTGCGACGTTCCGGCAGACACCATCCGCCGCGTCGCCCACGAATTCTTGGAGCACGCCGAAGTCGGCAAGACGATCGAGATCGAAGGTCGCGTCCTGCCCTTCCGCCCGGTGGCCGTCGTCCTGGGCAAAACGGTCAGCAATGGCTGGGGCGGGTACGACTGCGCCTGGGGACGCACCCTCCTGGCCTGCCTGGTCGGGGGCCTGGATGTGCCGGGCGGGCTGGTGGGGACGGCCGTGCGTCTCAACCGCCCGGCCCGCGACCGCCAGGGCAGCGTGGCGCCCAACCCGGATGGATTCATGGAATATCCCTGGAACCCCACCGACCGGGTCAACTGGATGGCCAGGCCAAGCGTCCGCCACGCCCACAGCACCCTGGTGCCCCTGGCGGCCGATTCGCCCTGGAGCCAGGCTCTGGGGCCGACGCACCTGGCCTGGATGCAGCAACGAGAGAAATTCGCCCACTGGCCCGACCCCACCGTGCCCGACATCTGGTTCGTGTACCGCACCAACCCCGCCATCTCCTTCTGGGACACGCCCAACGTCACCGCCACCATGGCGACCTTCCCCTTTGTGGTTGCCTTTGCCTACACGATGGACGAAACCAACTGGATGGCCGACGTGATCCTGCCCGAAGCCACCGACCTGGAAAGCCTCCAGCTCATGCGCATCGGGGGCACGAAATACATGGAGCAATTCTGGGATCACCAGGGATTTGCGCTGCGCCAACCGGTGGTGGAGAAGCAAGGCGACACCCGCGACTTCACCTGGATCTCCACCGAACTGGCGCGGCGCTGCGGTTTGCTGGAGAACTACAACAAAGCCATCAACCGCGGCGCGGCGGGGCCGATGCTCAAGGGCGACAACTACGATTTCAGCCTGGATCCCTCCCAGGCGCACTCGGTCGAGGCGATCTGGGATGCGGTCTGCCGCGGGGCCAGCGCCGAACTGAGCGACGGCGAGGAAACCGATGGCCTGGACTGGTACAAGGAGCACGGCTTCAAAGTCCGGCCCTATTCCCGCCTGAAATGGTATCTGTACCCCACCCTGGTGGACATGGGCTTGCGCTATGAACTGCCCTACCAGGAGCGCCTGTACCGCAAGGGCAAGGAATTGGGCAACCGCCTGCACGAACGGGGCATCGATTGGTGGGATACGCAGTTGACCGAATACGACCCCCTGCCCACCTGGCACAACTTCCCGGAGATGATCCGGCAAGGGATTGCCAAACACTATGGCGGCAATGACGCCGACGGGGGCAATGGCGCCTCCTACCCCTTCTGGCTGGTGACAGCCCGGAGCATGCAATACTCGTGGGGGAGCAACGTCGGCATCCAGATCATGAAAGAAGTGGCCGAGAACATCAAGGGACACAACGGCGTGGTCATCAACACCGGCAAGGCCAGGGAGTTGGGCATCGAGGAGGGCGACCTGATCGAAGTGCGCTCGGCCGTGCGGGCGACGCGCGGGCACGCGGTGCTGCGGCAGGGCATCCGCCCCGACACCCTGCTGATGATGGGGCAGTTCGATCACTGGGTGACGCCTTATGCCAAGGATTTCGAGATGCCCAGCATCAACACCATCGCCCCCATGCTGCTGGAGTTGACCGACGCTACCGGCTCTGGCGCCGATGTCGTGCCTGTGGCCATCAAGAAGCTAGGAGGTGGGCGATGA
- a CDS encoding ABC transporter ATP-binding protein: MPMLEIKNVSTSYGHVEALREVSMVAKEGEIVSLIGANGAGKTTLLNTISGMTPARSGQILLKGADITRLSPEKIVNLGVCQVPERRQVFATLSVRDNLTLGAYTRMRGRGEPPIRDRKTLALDIETIYAMFPILKQREKQLAGTLSGGEQQMLAIGRSLMGRPKVLLLDEPSLGLAPLIVRDIFEIINCLREIDTIILLVEQNARAALRVADRAYVLETGRIVMAGPAADLAADPAIQQAYLGRQGK, from the coding sequence ATGCCAATGCTTGAGATCAAGAATGTTTCCACCTCGTATGGCCATGTCGAAGCCCTGCGCGAGGTCTCGATGGTGGCGAAAGAGGGCGAGATCGTCTCGCTGATCGGCGCCAACGGCGCCGGCAAGACCACCCTGCTCAACACCATCTCCGGCATGACGCCGGCCCGCAGCGGCCAGATCCTGCTCAAGGGCGCCGACATCACCCGGCTCAGCCCAGAGAAGATCGTCAACCTGGGCGTCTGCCAGGTGCCGGAGCGACGGCAGGTGTTCGCCACCCTGAGCGTGCGCGACAATCTGACTCTGGGCGCGTACACCCGTATGCGCGGGCGGGGTGAGCCGCCGATCAGGGATCGCAAGACCCTGGCCCTGGACATCGAGACGATTTACGCCATGTTCCCCATCCTCAAGCAGCGGGAGAAGCAGTTGGCGGGCACGCTTTCGGGCGGCGAGCAGCAGATGCTGGCCATCGGTCGCAGCCTGATGGGCCGGCCCAAGGTCTTGCTGCTGGATGAGCCGTCGCTGGGCCTGGCCCCGCTGATCGTGCGCGACATCTTCGAGATCATCAACTGCCTGCGCGAGATCGACACCATCATCCTGCTGGTCGAGCAGAACGCCCGCGCCGCCCTGCGCGTGGCCGACCGCGCTTATGTGCTCGAAACCGGGCGCATCGTCATGGCCGGCCCCGCCGCCGACCTCGCCGCCGACCCCGCCATCCAACAGGCCTATTTGGGCAGGCAGGGGAAGTAG
- a CDS encoding indolepyruvate ferredoxin oxidoreductase subunit alpha, translating into MATLIPTKGMERSFAEDVHKLRLGEGEVFHGEVILALTKALLQAGVAYVGGYPGAPISHLMDVLADARQEVLEPMGVQFESSANEAGAAALLAASIHYPLRGAVTWKSVVGTNVASDALSNLASAGVTGGAVILVGEDYGAGASVLQERTHALALKSSIPLIDPRYDMPTLVALTEQAFDLSEACHLPVILSLRIRAIHMTGSFVCKDNRTPPYSARHPFPQPRRDYGRIVLPPSTYTHEREKFDQRLPAARRFILEHELNEHFPGEGGRFGIIMQGGQYNTVLRGLRLLGQADAFGHTGIPLLVLNVIHPLIPEQIETFLAGKEQVLIVEEGNPAFIEQQVAAIAQRAGWRGRVWGKDDPPGGGVLPMAGEYTADVVRAGLAAWLGEMGNRQAEQRQAAIRQQTEHARSLAARPMPPRPPGFCTGCPERPLFAALKLIQQERGPLHIAMDIGCNTFATLPPFDLGSTVLGYGLSLASGGAVGPALGQPTVVVMGDGGFWHNGLITGAANAQWNGHDAVLILIENGYASATGQQHIPSTGSTPWGTPVQVSIEETLRGMGVRWIKRVNAYDVAAARALLEEALDARGPHLRVVISDQECMLARQRRERAARAADEKPGRPVPQARFGVDEEVCTGDHACMRLSGCPSLTLRRGADPLKDGPTAFVDANCLDCGLCGSVAMANRLCPSFYRAEVVRNPSPWRRLRANVGQRLLGWMGG; encoded by the coding sequence ATGGCCACCCTCATCCCCACCAAAGGCATGGAACGCTCGTTCGCCGAGGATGTGCACAAGCTCAGGCTCGGCGAGGGCGAGGTGTTCCATGGCGAAGTCATCCTGGCCCTGACCAAGGCCCTGCTGCAAGCGGGCGTGGCCTATGTGGGCGGCTACCCCGGCGCGCCCATCTCTCACCTGATGGATGTGCTGGCCGACGCCCGCCAGGAAGTGTTGGAGCCGATGGGGGTGCAGTTCGAGTCCTCGGCCAACGAGGCGGGGGCCGCGGCCCTGCTGGCCGCGTCGATCCACTATCCCCTGCGCGGGGCCGTGACCTGGAAATCGGTCGTGGGCACCAACGTCGCCTCCGACGCGCTCTCCAACCTGGCCTCGGCCGGCGTCACTGGCGGCGCCGTCATCCTGGTGGGGGAGGATTACGGGGCCGGGGCCAGCGTGCTGCAAGAACGCACCCACGCCCTCGCCCTCAAATCCTCCATCCCCCTCATCGACCCCCGCTACGACATGCCCACGCTGGTGGCGCTGACCGAGCAGGCTTTCGACCTCTCCGAAGCCTGCCATCTGCCGGTCATCCTGTCGCTGCGCATCCGCGCCATCCACATGACCGGCTCGTTCGTGTGCAAAGATAACCGCACGCCGCCCTACAGCGCTCGCCATCCCTTCCCGCAGCCGCGGCGCGACTACGGCCGCATCGTCCTGCCCCCCTCCACCTACACGCACGAGCGAGAGAAGTTCGACCAGCGCCTGCCCGCGGCCCGGCGTTTCATCCTCGAACACGAGCTGAACGAGCATTTCCCCGGCGAGGGCGGCCGCTTCGGCATCATCATGCAGGGCGGGCAGTACAACACCGTGCTGCGCGGGCTGCGCTTGTTGGGCCAGGCCGACGCCTTCGGCCACACCGGCATCCCCCTGCTGGTGCTCAACGTCATCCACCCGCTGATCCCGGAGCAGATCGAGACCTTTCTGGCCGGCAAAGAGCAGGTGCTGATCGTGGAGGAGGGGAACCCGGCCTTCATCGAGCAGCAGGTGGCCGCCATCGCCCAGCGGGCGGGGTGGCGGGGCCGGGTGTGGGGCAAGGATGACCCGCCCGGCGGCGGCGTGCTGCCCATGGCCGGCGAATACACCGCCGATGTGGTGCGGGCCGGGCTGGCCGCCTGGCTGGGCGAGATGGGCAACCGCCAGGCCGAGCAGCGGCAGGCCGCCATCCGCCAGCAGACGGAGCACGCCCGCAGCCTAGCAGCCCGGCCCATGCCCCCGCGCCCGCCCGGTTTCTGCACCGGCTGCCCAGAGCGCCCCCTGTTTGCCGCTCTGAAGCTGATCCAGCAGGAGCGGGGGCCGCTGCACATTGCCATGGACATCGGCTGCAACACCTTCGCCACCCTGCCGCCCTTCGATCTGGGCAGCACCGTGTTGGGCTATGGCCTCAGCCTGGCCAGCGGCGGGGCCGTGGGGCCGGCCCTGGGCCAACCGACGGTGGTGGTGATGGGCGATGGCGGCTTCTGGCACAATGGCTTGATCACGGGCGCGGCCAACGCCCAGTGGAACGGCCACGACGCCGTGCTGATCCTGATCGAAAATGGCTACGCCTCGGCCACCGGCCAGCAGCACATCCCCTCCACCGGCTCCACGCCCTGGGGGACGCCAGTGCAGGTGTCGATCGAGGAGACGCTGCGCGGGATGGGTGTGCGCTGGATCAAGCGGGTGAATGCCTATGATGTGGCCGCGGCCCGCGCCCTGCTGGAGGAGGCCCTGGATGCCCGCGGCCCGCACCTGCGCGTGGTGATCAGCGACCAGGAGTGCATGTTGGCCCGCCAGCGCCGCGAGCGCGCGGCCCGCGCCGCGGACGAAAAGCCGGGCAGGCCCGTACCGCAGGCCCGTTTCGGCGTGGATGAGGAGGTCTGCACCGGCGACCACGCCTGCATGCGGCTGAGCGGCTGCCCCTCGCTGACCCTGCGCCGCGGCGCCGACCCGCTCAAAGACGGCCCCACTGCCTTTGTGGATGCCAATTGCCTGGATTGCGGCCTCTGCGGGTCGGTGGCGATGGCGAACCGGCTGTGCCCCTCCTTCTACCGCGCCGAAGTCGTACGCAACCCCTCTCCCTGGCGGCGGCTGCGGGCCAATGTGGGCCAACGCTTGCTGGGGTGGATGGGCGGATAG
- a CDS encoding ABC transporter ATP-binding protein — protein sequence MSDAPLLRASRLFKRFGGVMAVNDVSFDVLPGQILALIGPNGAGKTTTFNLISGTHSPDRGEVLFGERRISGLRPSQIAQHGLARTFQNLQIFGNMTVLENVMVGCHLQGKTGFAAAALRLPRAGAEEKRIRGQAMAYLAQTGLAERAHHPAASLPFGQQRLVEIARALAVQPKLLLLDEPAAGLNRTETEELDRLILRIRNQGISVLLVEHDMNLVMAIADQVVVLHYGSKIAEGAPAQVQANPEVIAAYLGDDWAAPLPTRREDANA from the coding sequence ATGAGCGACGCCCCCCTGCTGCGCGCCAGCCGGCTGTTCAAGCGCTTTGGCGGCGTCATGGCCGTCAACGATGTCAGCTTCGATGTCCTGCCGGGGCAGATTCTGGCCCTGATCGGGCCGAACGGCGCCGGCAAGACCACCACCTTCAACCTCATCTCCGGCACCCACAGCCCGGATCGGGGCGAGGTGCTGTTCGGAGAGCGGCGCATCTCTGGCCTGCGCCCCAGCCAGATCGCCCAGCACGGCCTGGCCCGCACCTTCCAGAACTTGCAGATCTTCGGCAACATGACCGTGCTGGAAAACGTGATGGTGGGTTGCCATCTGCAGGGCAAGACCGGGTTCGCGGCGGCGGCGTTGCGGCTGCCCAGGGCCGGGGCCGAAGAAAAACGAATCCGCGGCCAGGCGATGGCCTATCTCGCCCAGACGGGGCTGGCCGAACGAGCGCACCACCCGGCCGCCTCGCTGCCTTTCGGCCAGCAGCGGCTGGTGGAGATCGCCCGCGCCCTGGCCGTGCAGCCCAAACTGCTGCTGCTGGATGAGCCGGCCGCCGGGCTGAACCGCACCGAGACCGAGGAACTCGACCGCCTGATCCTGCGCATCCGCAACCAGGGCATCTCGGTGCTGCTGGTCGAGCACGATATGAATCTGGTGATGGCTATCGCCGACCAGGTGGTGGTGTTGCACTACGGCAGCAAGATCGCCGAAGGCGCGCCGGCGCAGGTGCAGGCCAACCCAGAAGTGATCGCGGCCTACCTGGGCGATGACTGGGCCGCGCCTCTGCCCACACGGCGGGAGGATGCCAATGCTTGA
- a CDS encoding dimethyl sulfoxide reductase anchor subunit, with protein sequence MNPGPTHQSPWDWRAAMQFICGGAGAGLLLFTALSSLGDPAWLRRGGLLAGLLALVFVGLGLFFVWIKLGRRLRAAYVILNPRTSWMSREALFAGGMGALTLAGLVVQSPPLTLAAALFGLGYLFSQAQMFQTSRGIPAWRQPAITPLFFLTGLAEGGGLFALVALIFGGAAAWTTAALLLLVAARWLAWARYFQQIAAPGAVPVRSLEILSATRRLFVSGGHIAPALLLLLALAAQAALPVAAALLAALAGLLMIASGWYFKFNLITRAAFNQGFALTRTPARAPGHAGGPVKPGW encoded by the coding sequence ATGAACCCTGGACCCACCCACCAATCACCGTGGGACTGGCGCGCCGCCATGCAGTTCATCTGCGGCGGGGCCGGCGCCGGTTTGCTGCTGTTTACCGCCCTGAGCAGCCTGGGCGACCCGGCCTGGCTGCGACGCGGGGGGCTGTTGGCCGGGTTGCTGGCCCTGGTCTTCGTCGGCCTGGGGCTGTTCTTCGTCTGGATCAAGTTGGGCCGGCGCTTGCGGGCGGCGTACGTCATCCTCAACCCGCGCACCTCGTGGATGTCGCGCGAGGCGCTGTTTGCGGGCGGGATGGGGGCGCTGACCCTGGCCGGACTGGTCGTGCAATCGCCCCCCCTGACCCTGGCCGCGGCGCTCTTCGGCCTGGGCTATCTCTTCTCGCAGGCGCAGATGTTCCAGACCTCGCGCGGCATCCCGGCCTGGCGGCAGCCGGCGATCACGCCCCTGTTCTTCCTCACCGGCCTGGCCGAGGGCGGGGGGCTGTTCGCGCTCGTGGCCCTGATCTTCGGCGGCGCCGCGGCATGGACGACCGCGGCCCTGTTGCTGCTGGTGGCGGCGCGCTGGCTGGCCTGGGCCCGCTACTTCCAGCAGATCGCGGCCCCCGGCGCCGTGCCTGTCCGCAGCCTGGAGATCCTGTCCGCAACCCGCCGGCTGTTTGTCTCTGGCGGCCACATCGCTCCCGCCCTCCTGCTGTTGCTCGCCCTGGCCGCCCAGGCGGCGCTGCCGGTGGCGGCGGCGCTGCTGGCGGCCCTGGCCGGGCTGCTGATGATCGCCAGCGGCTGGTATTTCAAATTCAACCTGATCACCCGCGCCGCCTTCAACCAGGGCTTCGCCCTCACCCGCACCCCCGCCCGCGCCCCCGGCCACGCCGGCGGCCCGGTCAAGCCGGGGTGGTAG
- a CDS encoding indolepyruvate oxidoreductase subunit beta family protein: MDRPISLLLAALGGQGGGVLTAWLMEAARLAGYPAQSTSIPGVAQRTGATTYYFELFPDPNPPGRPIFSLFPSASEVDVVAALEPTEAGRALQEGYVTAATTVVTSTQRVYSVAEKVVAGDGRLPAAPVVQALAQAAGRLVQVQLPPNGQANAYFFGALIGSRALPFSPADGRGAIENLGLAVAVNLAGFEAGVAAASHQAAPAAPELPPAGQVSPIFLTEETAPVEMPAPPGFEPELAALPAALRGLVGHGLARLVDYQDAAYARRFLARLGPILAADEAHPGHRLSAEVARRLAAWMSHEDIARVAQLKTRRERLARIRQEVGARAGEPVQVTDFLSPGWEEVGGVLPAGLYTFLGRLLGQKGRAAFDGHLRWPTSSPWGFAAMKGLAGLRRLRPRTLAFAQEQAAIETWLQAVAAAAAVDYDLACQTAELAVWARGYGDVRARGRDCLARVFADWPQKLHTDPQAAAAAVRASLHAARHEPDRACGQ; the protein is encoded by the coding sequence ATGGACCGTCCCATCTCACTCCTCCTCGCCGCACTCGGCGGCCAGGGCGGGGGCGTACTCACCGCCTGGCTGATGGAAGCCGCGCGGCTGGCGGGCTATCCGGCGCAGTCCACCTCCATTCCTGGCGTGGCCCAGCGCACCGGCGCCACCACCTACTATTTCGAGCTTTTCCCCGACCCCAACCCGCCGGGCCGGCCCATCTTCAGCCTCTTCCCCAGCGCCAGCGAGGTGGATGTGGTGGCGGCGCTGGAGCCAACCGAGGCGGGACGCGCCCTGCAAGAGGGCTATGTCACCGCCGCCACCACCGTGGTGACCAGCACGCAGCGGGTGTACAGCGTGGCCGAAAAAGTGGTGGCGGGGGATGGCCGCCTGCCGGCGGCGCCGGTGGTGCAGGCATTGGCGCAGGCCGCGGGCCGGCTGGTGCAGGTGCAGTTGCCGCCGAATGGTCAGGCCAACGCCTACTTCTTCGGCGCCCTGATCGGCAGCCGCGCCCTGCCTTTCTCACCCGCGGATGGCCGCGGGGCCATCGAGAACCTGGGCCTGGCCGTGGCTGTGAACCTGGCCGGGTTCGAGGCGGGAGTGGCCGCGGCCAGCCACCAGGCAGCGCCGGCAGCGCCGGAGCTCCCGCCCGCTGGCCAGGTCTCGCCCATCTTCCTGACCGAGGAGACGGCGCCGGTCGAGATGCCCGCGCCCCCCGGCTTCGAGCCGGAACTGGCGGCCCTGCCCGCGGCCCTGCGCGGTCTGGTTGGCCACGGCCTGGCCCGGCTGGTGGATTACCAGGACGCGGCCTACGCCCGCCGCTTTCTTGCCCGCCTCGGCCCCATCCTCGCCGCGGACGAGGCGCACCCCGGCCATCGCCTCAGCGCCGAGGTCGCCCGCCGGCTGGCAGCCTGGATGAGCCACGAAGACATCGCCCGCGTGGCGCAACTAAAGACGCGCCGCGAGCGGCTGGCCCGCATCCGCCAGGAGGTGGGCGCGCGGGCGGGCGAGCCGGTGCAGGTGACCGATTTCCTCAGCCCCGGCTGGGAGGAGGTGGGGGGCGTGCTGCCGGCCGGGCTGTACACCTTCCTGGGCCGGCTGCTGGGTCAGAAGGGTCGGGCCGCGTTCGACGGTCATCTGCGCTGGCCCACCTCCTCGCCCTGGGGCTTCGCCGCCATGAAAGGCCTGGCCGGGCTGCGACGGCTGCGCCCGCGCACCCTGGCCTTTGCCCAGGAGCAGGCCGCCATCGAGACCTGGCTGCAGGCAGTGGCGGCAGCGGCGGCGGTGGATTACGACCTCGCCTGCCAGACGGCGGAGTTGGCCGTCTGGGCGCGCGGCTATGGCGACGTGCGGGCGCGTGGCCGCGACTGCCTGGCCCGCGTCTTCGCCGACTGGCCGCAGAAACTGCACACCGATCCCCAGGCCGCTGCCGCCGCCGTCCGCGCCTCTCTCCACGCCGCCCGGCACGAGCCGGATCGGGCGTGTGGCCAGTAG